TTTCCCGGGCCTCGGTGTCCAGGTCCCACAGGACTTCCATGTGGTCGCTGACGAAGCCCAGAGGCACCACCACCACGCCCTTCGTCCCGGCGGCGGCAAGCTCCCGGAGCGCGTCGTTGATGTCGGGTTCAAGCCAGGGCACGTGCGGGGCGCCGGAGCGGGACTGGTAGACCAGGGACCATTCCTGGCCGGGGTCCACCTCCGCCATGACTGCGTCCGCCACGGCCAGGTGCTGTGCCACGTAGGCGGAATTTTCGGCAAACTCGCGCGGCTGCTCGACAGAGCGGCCGGACGCCTCGGCGTCGCGCGTCGGGATGGAGTGCGTGGCGAAGAGCACGTGCACGGGCGCGCCGGGGGTTCCGGCGGCGGCCAGTTCGGCGCGCACCCTGGCCAGTGACACGGCGGTCCCTTCGATGAACGGCTCCACGAAGCCCGGATGGTCAAAGTACTGGCGCACCTTGTCCACGGCCAGCAGGCCGTCCAGCCCGGTCTCCGTCAGGGCCATGCCGATGTCCTCACGGTACTGGCGGCAGCTCGAGTACGAGGAGTAGGCACTCGTGGTGACCATGAGAAGGCGGCGGTGGCCGGCGTCATAGGCGCCCTTCAGGACGGCGGGGATGTACGGGTCCCAGTTGCGGTTGCCCCAGAGCACCGGCAGGGCGATGCCGCGGGCGGCAAGCTCCGCCTCCAGCGCGGCCTTCAAGGCGCGGTTTTGGGCGTTGATGGGGCTGATGCCGCCGTTGGCACGGTAGTGGTGGCTGACCTCCTCGAGGCGCTCGTCGGGGATGCCGCGCCCGCGTGTGACGTTGCGCAGAAAGGGGATGACGTCCTCCTGGCCTTCCGGGCCGCCAAAGGAAGCCAACAGGATGCCGTCATACTCGGCCGGGGCGGACACCGGGGCGCCGCTCATCGCAGGACCTCGGCAACCTCGGCCGCGCTGATCCGGCGCCCGGTGTAGAAGGGGATTTCCTCGCGCACGTGCAGCCGCGCGTCGGTGGAGCGCAGGTGGCGCATCATGTCCACCAGGTCGGTAAGGTCGTCCGCCTCCAGGCCCAGCAACCATTCCCAGTCGCCCAGGGCAAAGGCGGAGACCGTGTTGGCAAGGACGCCGGGGAAGTCGCGCCCGAGCATGCCGTGGTCGCGCAGCATGCGGCTGCGGTCCTCCGCGGGCAGGATGTACCAGTCGTAGGAGCGCACGAAGGGGTAGACGCACACCCAGCCCTTGGGGCCGTGCGGGCCCATGTAGGACGGGGCGTGGCTCTTGGCGAACTCGGCCTCGCGGTGCACGCCCATGGCGGACCAGGAAATTTCGCTCGCCGCGAACAACTCCAGGCGGCGGATGCTGCGCACGGCCTGCTGCAGGCCTTCGGGCTGGGAGCCCACCAGCCAGACCATGACGTCGGCATCGCTGCGCATGGCGGAGACGTCATAGGCCCCGCGCAGCGTGATGTTCTCGGCGGCCAGGGAGGCGGCCAGTTCGTCAAAGGCGGCGACCGCGCCGTCGCCGCCCGCGAACGAGCCGGTGCGCTTGAACACGGTCCACAGGGTGAACGGCGTGGCCGGGGCGTCGGCCGGCCCGGAAGTTTTAGTGACAGATTCCGCGAAAGTGTGGCTCATGGATTCAAGTTTGCACCCAAGGGCGCAGAAACATGAAACCCAACTTCTCTACACGTCGTAGAAAGTGACCAAGCTCACGTGCGCGCCGGCGAGTCCGCGTCGGCATCCATCACGGCACGGACCTGCCTGCGCGTCCCGGCCACCACGGCGGCGAGCCCGTTGCCGGACATCCAGCCGCCCGTCAGCACCAGCCCCCGGTGCGCCTGCGCCAGTGCGTGGATCTGCGCCATCTTGGCCTGGTGCCCGACGGCGGCAAACGGCAGTGCGCCCTTCCAACGGACAATGTCCGCCCCCAGGACGTCGTCCGCGGTGACGGGCACGCCCAGCAGCGTCGTGGCGTCGGCGAGCGCCGTGGCGACCAGTTCGCCGTCGTCCTCCGTCCGGGCGGTGAGCCGGACGGCATCGGCCGCGGCAACTCCGGCGCGGCCGTAGGAAAGTCGCAGGACGTGGGTGCCGGGCCCGGTGGAGTCGGCCAGCCAGGCCCACTTAGCCGTGGCGTGGGTGAGCGCCTTGGCCTTGATGCCGTCGGCTTGCGGGGCCACCAGGATGCCGGTGCCGCGCGGCTTGGAGTCGAGCTCGGGCACGTCCACCACGAGCGTGACCAGGCGAATGTCCGGCCCCGCGGCGGGGGCAAACGCCGCCAGCTCGGGCAGTTCGGGCGCCAGCAGCTTCACTGCCGTGGGACCGTCCGTGGCGACCACCAGCAGTTCCACGGTTTCACTGCCGGTGTCCGAGCCCGCCGTCCAGTCGACGGTCCAGCGGGAGGGAGACCCGGCGTCGGGCGTGGCGGGAGACGGGGCGGG
This genomic stretch from Arthrobacter dokdonellae harbors:
- a CDS encoding ferrochelatase — encoded protein: MSGAPVSAPAEYDGILLASFGGPEGQEDVIPFLRNVTRGRGIPDERLEEVSHHYRANGGISPINAQNRALKAALEAELAARGIALPVLWGNRNWDPYIPAVLKGAYDAGHRRLLMVTTSAYSSYSSCRQYREDIGMALTETGLDGLLAVDKVRQYFDHPGFVEPFIEGTAVSLARVRAELAAAGTPGAPVHVLFATHSIPTRDAEASGRSVEQPREFAENSAYVAQHLAVADAVMAEVDPGQEWSLVYQSRSGAPHVPWLEPDINDALRELAAAGTKGVVVVPLGFVSDHMEVLWDLDTEARETSAELELAFDRAPTPSTHAKFAAGLVDLVCERTVAHNVAERPAMTTLGPWYDVCRPGCCANFRGDKPAIAEVGSTVGLVSAAGGARP
- the hemQ gene encoding hydrogen peroxide-dependent heme synthase; amino-acid sequence: MSHTFAESVTKTSGPADAPATPFTLWTVFKRTGSFAGGDGAVAAFDELAASLAAENITLRGAYDVSAMRSDADVMVWLVGSQPEGLQQAVRSIRRLELFAASEISWSAMGVHREAEFAKSHAPSYMGPHGPKGWVCVYPFVRSYDWYILPAEDRSRMLRDHGMLGRDFPGVLANTVSAFALGDWEWLLGLEADDLTDLVDMMRHLRSTDARLHVREEIPFYTGRRISAAEVAEVLR